ACAGGCATTTGGAATATCTATAATCAGAGGCAACAGTATTTTCGACGAAAGGTTTTTCATACACCCCCTGCAATGATGCTCAATGATATGATGTTATGGGGTATAGAGTTACAGCATAACTCACCTTACAGAGAGCCCCTGAATCGTCTCATTCATATAGCCCAAGATACGGGGTTGATCCTTGCATGGCAGGCCTTTACCTACAGGGATATGGTAAAGCTGCAGCTGGTTCCTTTAAATGATCCCAGTCCGGAGAGACCTTCCAGGATACTGAAGGTGAATGATTTCTTTTGGCTTTGGGTGCTGGTGGCATGCGGATGGATAATAAGCTTTCTGACACTATTATTGGAGTTGTTTGTATGCTATTTTGTATAAACAAAGATTTTAAAACGATAGTTAATAAATTAACTatcaaataaattattaaatggAGTCACGAAATAAGGCATATTTCCAGCAAtgtagtcttttgaaggcaaacacggtggtacacgcaaaccgggaagaccgaaagcccgatggaaagatcaagtggtgggagacacctcgaaacttggtgtcagagattttagaataaacgcagaagatcgaggcgcttcgaATGCTATTCGACGCTCGGCTAGtcgaacaaatattctgtcatagacaattaaagaaataaagaaagaGGATTTTGTTATACAACATTGAACAAtcattggtatttggtccaaatccaatatatttcgatatagctgctatgggatataaggtttgcatttttcaccgacgTGGTTTacgaggtggtaggtattcaaagttcgacccggccgaacttaacgccttattaCTTGTTATTAGTCAACTGAAAACCTgtgccgaagtccatcaaattCGGTTCAGCGTCCACATAGAGGTACTGACCACTTTTTACCTAAGGAATAGGCGAAGAGGATCATATAGTCGACCCAGTCcaatttttgcctttttttacttgtttgcttatATTTAAATCTAGTTAGATTGCTTATCTAGTATTTGCTGTAACAATTAGGGCAAATACCAACATACTAAACATGCTATTAGAATAACAACCCCATGGTCTTGGAAAACTTTTTCTTCAATAAGTTCATTTAAACTTTCATGCTGTTCAAACAGTCATGTGTCAAGTTTTCCATAGTGTGGGTGCTTTTATAGCAGCCTTAGTGGTCGTATCCTTCATCAGCCAGACTAACCAGAACTATTTAAGCCAACATTTGGGTGTTTTAAACAGCAAAGACCAGAGATATTATGAAGCTATACTGAATCATATACAAAAGGAGAAGAGATTTGATGCAATGCTTTTGGTAAAGGATCAAAAATATTATGatggaaatttggaaattttctacaaatacCAAAACGCCGATATACCCAAACTGCTTATGGCCAAGTATCAGGAATTGCagtatgtgcaacatttcaattcTGAAATTCTAACTGTGGTAATACTAAGAGACATTGATAACTGTGTTTTGTTATCTGTGGCAGCCAAAATCTTGAACAATATGCGCCATAGCAGAATTTTATTGTTGGCCTTAACATACCCACCGGGGAATGGCCAACTTGGAGAAGAGATTTTGTCTATatgtgaaaaatataaaatgaccAATGTCATACTCAGCTTTTATGATGGGGGCCTTATCAACTCTACAAAGTCAGGGGATGTCTACTACATGCTCAAGCCTTATCCCTTGTATCATTGGCAATTAAGGAATTTGCCAACTCAGCATCATCAACAAAATGACTTTAAATTATTTCCTCGCCATTGGCTAGATATGGGCAACAAAACATTGTTAACCTATCCTGATCAATTTCCTCCCAATTCTTTAGTTTTTCCTGACAATCAGGGTCAACTGCAGATAGCtggcaatattggtcatttGGTTAAACTCTTTGCCCAATACTACCATGCCCATTTGGAGATGTATCAACCCCTGGAATTGGGTAACACCAAGCATTTCAAAGTTATAGCCAAAATGGTTGAAGCTGGACTCTTGGATATTCCCATGTCTTTAAATGCCGGCTCCCTTCAATCATGGCAGAACATGTCTGATGCCATTGAGGTGAATGAGCTGCGTGTAATGGTACCCATAGCCCGGCAATTAACCATGGGGGAGGTATTTGCTGACCTGCTACTCAATGGCTACTTCTTTGCCTTAATCCTTATGGGCTCCTTGATTTTATCAGCCCTACATGCCTTTATCGATTATCTATTTGAGGGCATTTGGCATTGTTTGGATTCTATTATCAATTGTCATGTCTTGCCCGGAGTTTTGGGGCAAGCATTTTATGCCCCCTTACGCTTGAAATACCTTCAAGGACTAAGGATTTTTTACTGTTTCATAAGCCTTGCTGGCCTTTATGCAGCCACACGTTTCTCTTCTGAAGTTAATAGTCATTTGGCCTTGCCGCCTCATCACCAGGAGATTAAAACCTACCAAGACCTTGAGCAGACATCGGTGAAAATTATCCTAGAGCCCTCCGATGTTGCCCTTTTACACGAATGGATTAACAAGAACCGAAACATAGTCAGCTTTGCCCATAGCATGGAACAATTTTTGAGTTTGCGTCAAAATCTAAATACTTCATATGGTTATTTCATACTAACCGACATCTGGAATATCTACGATCGCAGACAGCAATATTTTCAACGAAAAGTTTTCCATACACCCCCTGGTTTGGTATTGGAGCAGATGTTAATGTGGGGCATTAATTTGCAGCAGAATTCACCGTACAAAGAACCCCTCAATCATCTCATACACATTGTCCATGATGCGGGTTTATTGCAAGCTTGGCAGGCGCAAACCTATAGGGACATGTGTCGTCTACAACAGGTGCCATTGCATGATCCGAATCCCCAGAAGAGATCAAGAATTCTAAAGGTGGAAGATTTTCTTTGGCTTTGGATACTGGTGGCATGTGGATGGGGTTTAAGCTGTATGGTGCTACTAATGGAGTTGCTTTTAGATGTTGGCCTTAAGAAACGTAAAACTAAGGAAAcaagaaaaatgtttttgagatagtgatctttttttttggaacaaaATTGTAGATTAACTGTTgattaaaatagaaaaaacaaagTTTAACACCAACgaagtgccgaactttggatacccaacaccatgtGTACATTAAtcatcgtttttatacccaccaccgaaggatgggggtatattcattttgtcattccgtttgcaacacatcgggatatccatttccgaccctataaagtatatatattcttgatcagcataaaaatctaagacgatctagacatgtccgtccgtctgtctgttgaaatcacgctgcagtctttaaaaatagagatattgagctgaaattttgcacagattctttttttgtccataagcaggttaagttcgaagatgggctatatcggactatatcttgatatagcccccatatagaccggtccgccgatttagggtcttaggcccataaaagccacatttattatccgatttcgctgaaatttgggacagggatttatgttaggccctccaacttccttcgttaatttggaccagatcggtcaagatttggatatagctgccatatagaccgatcctccgatttagggtcttaggcccatagaagccacattttttatccgatattgctgaaatttgggacagggatttatgttaggccctccaacttccttcgttaatttggaccagatcggtacagatttggatatagctgccctatagaccgatcttcccatttagggtcttaggcccataaaagccatatttattatccgatttagctgaaatttgggacagggatttatgttaggccctccaacttccttcgttaatttggaccagatcggtacagatttggatatagctgccatatagaccgatcctccgatttagggtcttaggcccacaaaagccatatttattatccgattttgatgaaattcgggacagtgaattgtgttaggcccattgatatccttcgtcaatttggctcagatcggtccagttttggatatagctgccctatagaccgatcctccgatttagggtctaaggcccataaaagccacatttattttccgatttctctgaaatttgggacagggatttatgttaggcccttcgacatcttccgtcaatatggctcagatcgtttcagatttagatatagctgccatacagaccgatcctccgatttagggtcttagacccatagaagccacatttattatccgatattgctgaaattcgggacagtgagttatgttaggcccttcgacattcttcgtcaatttggctcaaatcggtccacacttggatatagctgccatatagaccgatcctccgatttagggtcttaagcccataaaagccacatatattatccgattttgctgaaatttgggacagggagtaatgttaggcccgtcgacttccttcgttaattttgcgtagatcggtccagatttggatatagctgccatatagaccgatcctccgatttcgggtcttaagccaataaaagccacatttattatacgattttcctgaagtttgggacagtgagttgtcttagtcccttcgacatctgtcttcaatttggcccagatcggttcagatttggatatagctgccatatagaccaatatctaggttttaggttttgaggccataaaagacgcatttattgtctgatgtcgctgaaatttgagacagtgagtttagttaggctcttcgacgtccttcttcaattttgcccagatcggtctagatttgaatatagctgccatatagaccgatctctcgatttaaggttttgggcctataaaagaggcatttattgtccgatttcgctcaaatttgggacagtgctttaagtaggctcttcgacatttttatacaacttggcccatatcggtccagatttagatatagctgccatgtaaaccgatatctcgatttaaagtcttggccccataaaattcgcatttataatccgatatcactgaaatttga
The Stomoxys calcitrans chromosome 3, idStoCalc2.1, whole genome shotgun sequence genome window above contains:
- the LOC131996237 gene encoding uncharacterized protein LOC131996237; this translates as MCQVFHSVGAFIAALVVVSFISQTNQNYLSQHLGVLNSKDQRYYEAILNHIQKEKRFDAMLLVKDQKYYDGNLEIFYKYQNADIPKLLMAKYQELQYVQHFNSEILTVVILRDIDNCVLLSVAAKILNNMRHSRILLLALTYPPGNGQLGEEILSICEKYKMTNVILSFYDGGLINSTKSGDVYYMLKPYPLYHWQLRNLPTQHHQQNDFKLFPRHWLDMGNKTLLTYPDQFPPNSLVFPDNQGQLQIAGNIGHLVKLFAQYYHAHLEMYQPLELGNTKHFKVIAKMVEAGLLDIPMSLNAGSLQSWQNMSDAIEVNELRVMVPIARQLTMGEVFADLLLNGYFFALILMGSLILSALHAFIDYLFEGIWHCLDSIINCHVLPGVLGQAFYAPLRLKYLQGLRIFYCFISLAGLYAATRFSSEVNSHLALPPHHQEIKTYQDLEQTSVKIILEPSDVALLHEWINKNRNIVSFAHSMEQFLSLRQNLNTSYGYFILTDIWNIYDRRQQYFQRKVFHTPPGLVLEQMLMWGINLQQNSPYKEPLNHLIHIVHDAGLLQAWQAQTYRDMCRLQQVPLHDPNPQKRSRILKVEDFLWLWILVACGWGLSCMVLLMELLLDVGLKKRKTKETRKMFLR